The following are encoded in a window of Mangifera indica cultivar Alphonso unplaced genomic scaffold, CATAS_Mindica_2.1 Un_0008, whole genome shotgun sequence genomic DNA:
- the LOC123205509 gene encoding putative clathrin assembly protein At4g40080: MGRPTTLRIFIGFLKDKASLIKTTFSTKRKTSSIRRAVLLATSHRTSNPPSYKLIAAVLCIDHGSQPGASACIQALMDRLHATRNAFVAVKCLFTIHNIITNGSFILKEQLSIYPSYGGRNFLNLSMFRDDSDPEAWELSSWVRWYACVLERNLTASRVVGYYVCSSKAAKKISDDKEEMVLALLSSNLLREVDALVSFVEEVSDVPNSLNLQRNNLVHEVVRLVGADYRLIQHEIFLRVDELGERLISLSQEDVTRFLNALKRLEDCEDRLQRLFVNRNKNHRLWNLIHETKTKITVLVAVNKNVQEKTLRKMSARDESSELSRMSERFSEFRQLFQWNRVPQFVENNL, encoded by the coding sequence ATGGGCCGGCCAACGACACTTAGAATTTTCATAGGCTTTCTAAAAGACAAAGCATCCTTAATCAAAACAACGTTCTCAACCAAACGCAAAACCTCCTCCATCCGCCGCGCTGTCCTCCTTGCCACCTCCCACCGCACTTCAAATCCTCCGTCGTATAAACTCATCGCTGCCGTTCTTTGCATCGACCATGGGTCCCAACCAGGAGCGTCCGCTTGCATTCAAGCTCTCATGGACCGCCTGCACGCCACACGCAACGCTTTTGTCGCCGTGAAGTGTCTTTTCACAATCCATAATATTATTACAAACGGTTCGTTTATTTTAAAAGAGCAGCTTTCAATTTATCCTTCTTATGGTGGCCGAAACTTTCTTAATTTGTCAATGTTTCGAGATGATTCCGACCCAGAAGCTTGGGAACTGTCGTCGTGGGTCAGGTGGTATGCTTGCGTTTTAGAGCGAAATTTAACAGCTTCCAGAGTTGTGGGTTATTACGTCTGTTCTTCAAAAGCGGCTAAGAAGATTAGTGATGACAAAGAAGAGATGGTTTTGGCATTGTTGAGCTCAAATTTGTTGAGAGAGGTAGATGCTCTAGTAAGCTTCGTTGAAGAGGTAAGTGACGTGCCCAATTCCTTGAATCTTCAGAGGAACAATTTGGTACATGAGGTTGTCAGATTGGTGGGTGCAGATTACAGGTTAATACAACATGAAATTTTCCTCCGAGTTGACGAACTGGGAGAGAGATTAATCAGTTTAAGTCAGGAAGACGTGACTCGGTTTTTGAATGCTTTGAAAAGACTCGAAGATTGCGAAGACAGATTGCAACGGTTGTTTGTTAACAGAAATAAGAATCATCGGTTATGGAATTTGATCCacgaaacaaaaacaaagataacGGTACTGGTGGCAGTGAATAAGAATGTACAGGAGAAGACGTTAAGGAAGATGTCGGCAAGAGACGAGTCAAGCGAGTTGAGTCGAATGAGCGAACGATTTTCTGAGTTCAGACAGTTGTTTCAGTGGAACCGGGTTCCACAATTTGTCGAAAATAATTTGTGA
- the LOC123205505 gene encoding protein DETOXIFICATION 27-like, with protein sequence MGSIERDADPNQPLLREVAVEDHDEQDNEKLSIRVWIESKKLWRIVGPAIFSRISAFTMNIISQAFAGHLGEVELAALSIANTVIVGFNFGLLLGMASALETLCGQAFGAKRYHMLGIYMQRSWIVLFLFCFLLLPVYVFATPILKWLGQPDDVAEMSGVVAVWLIPLHFSFAFQFPVQRFLQSQLKNQIIAWVSFVGLLVNIFTSWLFVYALDLGVIGAAIALDISWWVLFFGCFGYAALGWCPLTWKGFSMQAFSGLWEYTKLSIASGVMLCLENWYYRILILMTGHLSDATIAVDALSVCMSINGWEIMIPLAFFAATGVRVANELGAGNGKAAKFATIVAVVESTIIGLILCVLIMILREKVALIFTSSEDVLEAVKTLSYLLAVTILLNSVQPVLSGVAVGSGWQATVAYVNLGCYYIVGLPLGFLMGWVFDLGVMGIWGGMIFGGTAFQTVVLSIITARSDWDKEAEKAKQRVQRWSSPNPDNDSEDQNK encoded by the exons ATGGGTAGCATTGAGAGGGATGCAGATCCCAATCAGCCTTTGTTGAGGGAAGTAGCTGTAGAAGATCATGATGAGCAAGACAACGAAAAGTTATCAATAAGAGTCTGGATTGAATCGAAGAAGCTATGGCGGATCGTTGGCCCGGCAATATTCAGCCGGATTTCAGCCTTCACCATGAACATCATCAGCCAAGCATTTGCCGGACACCTTGGTGAAGTTGAACTAGCAGCTTTATCCATAGCCAACACTGTAATTGTTGGCTTCAATTTCGGCCTTCTG CTTGGAATGGCAAGCGCATTAGAGACACTTTGCGGCCAAGCTTTTGGAGCCAAAAGATACCACATGTTAGGCATTTACATGCAAAGATCATGGATTGTACTTTTCCTATTCTGCTTCTTGCTATTACCAGTTTACGTTTTTGCAACCCCAATTCTGAAATGGCTGGGTCAGCCAGACGACGTCGCAGAGATGTCAGGGGTAGTTGCTGTGTGGTTGATACCACTGCACTTCAGTTTTGCTTTTCAGTTTCCAGTGCAGAGGTTCCTGCAGAGCCAATTAAAGAACCAGATAATTGCTTGGGTATCATTTGTAGGACTATTGGTGAATATATTCACCAGCTGGCTGTTCGTTTACGCACTAGATCTTGGTGTTATAGGGGCGGCTATTGCATTGGATATCTCTTGGTGGGTGTTGTTTTTCGGATGTTTCGGTTATGCTGCTTTGGGTTGGTGTCCATTAACATGGAAAGGCTTCTCTATGCAAGCCTTTTCTGGCCTTTGGGAATATACCAAACTCTCCATAGCTTCTGGGGTCATGTTATG CTTGGAAAATTGGTACTACAGAATATTAATATTGATGACTGGACATTTATCAGATGCTACAATAGCTGTGGATGCCTTATCAGTGtg CATGAGTATTAACGGATGGGAAATCATGATTCCTCTTGCTTTCTTCGCTGCTACCGG CGTGAGGGTGGCCAATGAACTGGGAGCCGGGAACGGCAAGGCAGCAAAATTTGCAACAATAGTGGCGGTAGTAGAATCCACAATAATCGGCCTCATCCTCTGCGTTTTGATAATGATACTAAGAGAAAAGGTGGCTTTGATATTCACCTCCAGTGAAGATGTCCTTGAAGCAGTTAAAACGCTTTCCTATCTTTTGGCAGTCACCATTCTCCTCAACAGCGTTCAGCCAGTTTTATCAG GAGTGGCTGTGGGGTCTGGATGGCAGGCGACGGTTGCATATGTAAATCTTGGATGCTATTACATAGTAGGACTCCCACTAGGATTTCTGATGGGCTGGGTGTTCGATCTGGGCGTTATG GGTATCTGGGGAGGAATGATCTTTGGTGGAACTGCTTTTCAAACGGTCGTGTTGTCCATTATAACTGCAAGATCCGATTGGGACAAGGAG GCTGAAAAGGCAAAGCAACGAGTCCAGAGGTGGTCGAGTCCCAACCCAGACAATGACTCAGAAGACCAAAATAAGTAA